One Dysidea avara chromosome 7, odDysAvar1.4, whole genome shotgun sequence genomic region harbors:
- the LOC136261781 gene encoding uncharacterized protein, producing the protein MSRLPSVSQEEEEDERFIQESAELAKSFTEFFINSQARKIKKLQGDAKSPLLPNNVDNTTGGTGYLATSPTTPTTIIITDDHPMAISLRTISELLDNRLDGIIDDSQKDVLKKRGHTLWDIDYHDFHSMMTLAFRRLGGTLVGVNGWQVASLVFRGVAGLVRDLRLQDGGQHYGSHAREGTLQSYVSTFLEEIALMTWIENQGGLINWGRHNDGEAYRIDSVLTDDGTPV; encoded by the exons ATGTCGAGACTTCCTTCTGTTTctcaagaagaagaagaagacgaGCGATTCATTCAAGAATCCGCGGAGCTAGCAAAGTCGTTTACTGAATTCTTTATAAACAGTCAAGCTCGGAAAATTAAGAAGTTACAAG GAGATGCAAAGAGCCCATTACTGCCTAACAATGTTGATAATACAACTGGGGGAACTGGATACCTCGCTACAAGCCCCACCACGCCCACTACAATCATTATTACTGATGATCACCCGATGGCCATATCACTGAGAACAATATCAGAACTACTTGATAATCGACTGGATGGTATAATTGATGATTCACAAAAAGATGTACTGAAGAAACGTGGTCATACCCTCTGGGACATTGACTATCATGACTTTCATAGTATGATGACATTGGCATTTAGAAGACTGGGTGGTACACTGGTTGGTGTGAATGGCTGGCAAGTAGCCTCATTAGTATTCAGAGGTGTTGCTGGGCTTGTGAGAGACTTACGTCTACAAGATGGGGGCCAGCATTATGGCAGTCATGCAAGAGAGGGCACTTTACAAAGTTATGTCAGCACTTTCCTTGAAGAAATTGCTTTGATGACTTGGATAGAAAACCAAGGAGGATTG ATTAACTGGGGCAGACACAATGATGGAGAAGCATACAGAATAGACAGTGTACTAACTGATGACGGCACTCCAGTATAG